The following coding sequences lie in one Carcharodon carcharias isolate sCarCar2 chromosome 5, sCarCar2.pri, whole genome shotgun sequence genomic window:
- the odc1 gene encoding ornithine decarboxylase — protein sequence MNDFSNGEFDFAFLEEGFSARDILESKINESSHSDDKDAFYVADLGDIVKKHIRWHKILPRVTPFYAVKCNDAKAVVKTLATLGAGFDCASKTEIQMVQSLDVPVEKIIYANPCKQLSQIKYAAMHGVQKMTFDSEVELLKVARGHPSAKLVLRIATDDSKAICRLSVKFGATLKTSRLLLERAKELDIDIIGVSFHVGSRCTDAQTYAQAIADARFVFDMGAEHGFNMYLLDIGGGFPGSEDTRLKFEEIAAVINPALEKYFPTDSGVQVIAEPGRFYAASAYTLSVNIIAKKVMFNEQSSSDDEDDGEYDRTLMYYVNDGVYGSFNCILYDHADVMPVLVKKQKPDERLYLTSIWGPTCDGLDRIVERCSMPELQVGDWMVFENMGAYTVAAASTFNGFQRPQIFYVMSRPAWQLMQQIKEDGFPSQVEDRAANSLLASCAWESGMELLCSSCSSSARVNV from the exons ATGAATGACTTCAGCAATGGTGAATTTGACTTTGCCTTCCTTGAAGAAGGATTTAGTGCCAGAGACATATTGGAAAGCAAAATAAATGAAAGTTCTCATTCC GATGACAAAGATGCTTTTTATGTTGCGGACTTGGGTGACATCGTCAAGAAACACATACGGTGGCACAAAATCCTTCCTCGTGTGACTCCTTTTTATGCTGTCAAATGCAATGATGCCAAAGCTGTGGTTAAAACACTTGCTACTTTGGGTGCTGGATTTGATTGTGCTAGTAAG ACTGAAATTCAGATGGTACAGAGCCTTGATGTTCCAGTTGAGAAAATAATCTATGCTAATCCTTGCAAACAATTGTCTCAAATCAAATATGCTGCAATGCATGGGGTGCAGAAGATGACATTTGATAGTGAAGTGGAGCTGCTGAAAGTAGCAAGAGGTCATCCAAGTGCAAA GCTGGTTCTGCGCATTGCTACCGATGATTCCAAGGCCATCTGCCGCCTGAGTGTTAAGTTTGGAGCAACACTTAAGACTAGTAGACTTCTCCTTGAACGTGCCAAAGAGCTGGATATTGACATTATTGGAGTAAG CTTTCATGTGGGAAGTCGTTGTACAGACGCCCAAACATATGCCCAGGCTATTGCAGATGCTCGTTTTGTTTTTGATATGGGG GCAGAACATGGTTTTAACATGTACTTGCTCGACATTGGTGGTGGTTTTCCTGGTTCCGAAGATACCAGGCTCAAATTTGAAGAG ATTGCAGCTGTTATAAATCCTGCACTGGAGAAGTACTTCCCCACTGATTCTGGAGTTCAAGTCATTGCTGAGCCTGGTCGGTTCTATGCGGCATCTGCTTACACACTTTCTGTGAATATCATTGCTAAGAAGGTCATGTTCAATGAACAGAGTAGCTCTGATG ATGAGGATGATGGTGAATATGACAGGACCCTCATGTACTATGTAAATGATGGTGTTTATGGATCATTCAACTGCATACTGTATGATCATGCTGATGTAATGCCAGTTCTGGTCAAG AAACAAAAGCCTGATGAGAGGCTGTACTTGACCAGTATTTGGGGCCCAACTTGTGATGGGCTTGATCGTATTGTAGAACGTTGTAGTATGCCAGAGCTGCAGGTTGGAGACTGGATGGTGTTTGAGAACATGGGAGCTtacactgttgctgctgcttcaacATTCAATGGATTTCAAAGACCTCAGATCTTTTATGTTATGTCAAGACCAGCCTG GCAATTAATGCAACAGATCAAGGAAGATGGCTTTCCATCCCAAGTTGAGGATCGTGCTGCTAATAGTTTACTGGCATCCTGTGCCTGGGAAAGTGGAATGGAGCTTCTTTGTTCTTCATGCTCCTCTTCAGCAAGAGTTAATGTCTAA